Genomic segment of Harmonia axyridis chromosome 6, icHarAxyr1.1, whole genome shotgun sequence:
tgaaatttttggtTTACGAAGCATATTTCGGTCGAATCAAAACGGAATGAAGTATCCCAGGCAGAATACTAGAGATCCGGGTCGCCTGGGCTTGTGTAACAGGTTTTATGTTTTGATCATTTCACTTCTTGTTTACTCTCAAAAAGATCCACGTTCAGCCGTCAATATACGATAAGATaatcgaatttgaaatttttttctacaatcgCCCGTTTATATCAGTACAACGAAACAACTATATCGCCAGTTTCTCCAGTGAATCGGATGAAATACGCTCGAGATGAGTCAGGAtcgtaataaaaatatttgcagAAGGCCCgaacatgaattattttttttggacGCAGGTGGAGCACAGAAAACATGCAAGAAACCCCTACTCAGACAGTTTTCGCCTCTTCTGGTTGCCATGGTGGGCCTGCCTGGAAGGGGAAAGAGCATACTTGCCAAGAGATTGGAGAGATATATGAATTTTACCGGTGACAACACCAAAGGTAAGAAAACAACAATAAAAACTGaagttatttatttgttttggttCTGGAGAGGGTTGGCTACACTGCTTTGAAAGTTCTGTGATTGCGATCACAGAAATGTGGAAGTGTCAAATttaatttctatgttttttaaatataaaaaatctcaAATTCTTCGTAATTAGTATATGTAACTCGGTATTACGAAAACACTTTCCTTATTTCATGGACTCTGGACTGGTTGTCGACCTTGTAGCGGGATCCCTTTTTATCTTATCTCCATAGAATTTTAAACTGGCCCCCTAGCATGTCCAAACAATTCTTTTTCATCTTTCAGTTGTACTTATCTTTCAGTACATAAACCATAAACCAGTTTGTTAATGGATGCAAAATGTCTAAACTTGTCTGCTCATGCAAGCAACGATTGTTTACTTCAGTATCGAGTTTGTTTATACAGAAGATATTTACTTGCTGAAGTTGACCAGCCCTCAATAAATGTGATTCAGCTTTACTCTACACGGAAATACTGTTGATAAACATGTTTTGTAGTGAAATGACCTGCATTCAAGTGCAGGGTGAATGATTTTCCTATATAAActacgtttttcaataattacgaTTATCATGACCAATTATGATTGTACAGATATTTTCGATTGAGATGCTATTCACGCGATGAAAGATAAAGACTCATTAATATAATCCATTAactgtttgtttttgtttattgaaccaattttcaaaaataaatgtgCGTTGACGTCAATGATGTACCAGAAGATTTAAAAAATGATATAAATCCTTGTTTTTAAAGTGGCGAAATAAAAAATGCACCAATAACGGAAAAACATAAAGATAACAagggattattttcgtttgtagcTATAAGGCATTTTCTAACCTAACATCTAACAAATGTCAGCTGTCACAACACACGTACCAACATACTAAATAAAAATACTTCTGGGAACCGCCCTAGGTTCGGCTGTTGGGTAACAACCAACACAGATGTGACAATGGGACACAGTAACGAAGCCTACATTAAACCCAACCGGCTCACCTACCACTTATAAACTCTGATAGGGCTCACAGAGATCTAGTTTTCCGCGATTTAAGAATATCTTCCTTGCAGTATATGACATCAGCGAGTACAGAAGGAAGCACATGGAGAAATACGCCTCTCACGAGATGTTCAAGGCTGACAATCTTCCGGCATTGGGCATACGCATCCAGAGCTTCCGGGAAGCGCTTGAAGATGCGGCCGCCTGGCTAAGCGAGACCGGCAACAAGTTGGCCATCCTTGACGGCCCCAACGTATCCAGGTCCCAGAGAGAAGAGATCTACGATCTGGTTTACACTCAGCTGGGTTTCAGGGTCATGTTCATAGAGTGCGTCTGCGAGGACCGGATGATGCTAGAGAGGAACTTCAAGGTTGGTAACAGTGGCGCCATAGAAAACATTGGAGATTCTGTGGTTGCGACCACAGACTGGaagttttcatattattttttttttggtgttgTACAGGAGATACTGCAGTATAGTGCGGATTATAGGGGGATGGCTGCACAGGAAGCTTTGAAAGATCTGACGTTGAAAATGGCGCATTATAAGGCTCAATACGTTTCTCCTTCGTTGGGCAGCGAGTGGGAACTGCCCTGCCCCATGGTGAAGGTACTGGACGGTGGAGAGGGAGGAGTTATTGCCCACGGGGTGAATGGAGTTATGGAAGCCAAGATCTTGTCTTATATCTCAACGCCGAGGCCTTTCCAGCAGACCCTTTATTTCTCTAGGGTAAGCAGTGTTGGTATCAttgatcagaactagatgtcaCCATAAGCGGAAAATCTATGGTTCTGTACCGCAGTGGACGAAAAGTATAAGTAATGAGACTGTATTATATTTGAACACCATTTTGAAGCCACCTTTATAATATTAACCGTTTTTAAATAAGAAATGCAGTCTAATTTTCGTCCACTGAATAATTACACATTTTACAACTTTAGAGTGCTAGTTTTAAATTATGTTCTCTTGACAGCATGGAGAAAGCGAATACAACGTTATTGGTAAAATAGGCGGCAACGCCCCGCTCTCCCCTCGTGGACAGAAATATGCTGAATCATTGGCTAAACACGTTAAAGCTCTCAACTTGCCATCACTTCAAGTGTGGACTTCCACACTGGACCGAACCAAGGCTACTAGTTCTGGTATAAAAGCTCCCCAGCTACATCTTCCGGAATTGGATGAGATATATTCGGTATGTCTTGGTTTCTCATCAGATTGCCAGGTTCTAAATGCGTGTTTTTGAATAGGGAGAATGCGAGAGTCTAACTTATGAGGAGCTCCAAGATCTCTTTCCCAAGGAGCTAGCTCTTAGGGATCACCAGAAATTGAAATATCGCTATCCTCAGGGAGAGTCGTATTTGGACGTTATGCGAAGACTTGTCCCTGTATTGATGCAGTTAGAGACTGAGACTAACGTTCTGGTGGTATCACATCAGGCCGTCTTGAGGTGCATTCTGGCTTATTTCTTGGAGAAGCCACTGGAGGAGGTACCTTACATGCATGTGCCCCTTCACACTATCATTAAAGTGAGTTATTCCTTCAAATACAATATTCCTCCTTATGACTTATTATATGGATttctaattcgaaaaatttgaacttgaaTTAACCACTTATTTTCAGGTAACTCTTCAAggctacaactacaacatagaAACTATAAAAATGCCGATTGAGTGTGTTGACACTAACAGGCCAAAACCGGCAAACTGTTCGATGAATCGAACAGCAGAGGATGCTCTGAAAACTGTTCCCGCCCATTTTGATGATGTGACTCAGTTGATCCATGCCCTGGAAGCTGTATAAAATAGTCCCTGTGTTTATTAGACTGTTATCGTAGAATTGAAACAAGACAAAACGAAATCAGATTATGGAgtagtttcagaaaaaattttcagtttgaaatgtttttctacTTTATTTTGTGATATAAATTacgtcaaattttttttgaagattaggAACCGAGTattaatttagaaaattttctgaaaactcCATGGTCAAGCTTAATTTCAACTAGATGAAATGTTTCGATGCTTCATTGAGTTTTACTacatatatttttagtttttttttattgagaagGTTGTTTGGTATTATACattttaaaatagaatttttttagAAGTAGTTTTAGGTATTGTGCTATTTTTTTTAGTGTACCTAAACAGTTTGAAGTTCTTTTATCTTATTCAAATATTGGATTTGTTGATAGTATTATTGTGATGAATGATTTTAAGAGATGTTTTAATTAAACATGTATAGAATAaatattcctaattttttttttcctttttaccTATTACCCAATACACTAATAGAATAGatcataattaaaaataaaagtccttaaacttcatgaaattttgttaaGTTCaaggaattttatttttaattatgatTGAGAAAATGATGCccgaaattataatatttttcaaaaaatcccCCGTTTTGATATGTTGATTCGAAAATCAGTACATCAACTTGaactaaattaattaattaattctctCTAACGAAAAACATAAACAATTATAAATACTATTGGATACTGAAAACATTGCAATTTATAAAGGTTAATATCTGCAAATTAAAAAACTGAAACCTCCAAAAAATATCTCCCAGATTTCCCCCGAGTGCCCAAAAATCCCCCAAATTTGCGGGAAATCTTTAAATACGCCACTATGTCAACCATGACCATAGAGAACATTTTAACCTACAAAATAATTTACGAACGTTTGCATTGTTTGGATAGATGAAAATATTAGTATTCCTTCTCTTTGATGAACTTCATTTTGTCAtatcataatttatatttaatgAGAATTTGATTTTTGCAATATGCAGTGTTCACCTGCAGAAATCGAAAGGAAACGACAAGAAGCACTTAAAAAGTTAGCTAAAAAGAAGTCGCCACTGAGAATCCAAAATCCTCCTGCCAATAGTACAAATGGATATATTCCTCTAGCAGTGTCACCAAAACCAAAATTCAAGTTTACCAAATCTTTCCCAGGTATTTCTAATAAAAATCATAATGCCAAACCTTACGAGAGAACAAAAACAACAAACGATACTACTCCCCAATTTACAACGAATGAGCCCAAAATCACTGCAAAGTGTGTATTACAGAGCGAAACTAGATTTGTTGTAGAACTTTCAGCGTTTAGTTCTCAAGCAATTGAAGTTTTTAAGACCATTCCATCAAAAAATTATGGTAAATAGAGAAATCAGATATTTTTGTGCATTAGtgtaaaattttctcttttacAGATACCAAAGAAAGATTGTGGAGCTTTCACATTGATGACTATCAATTATTAGTAACAAATATGAGTGGATTGATGGGTCATTTACAATTTTCAGGATTACCAAAATTTGTTTTAAATTGTGTTAGATCACCCACAAAAGATTTGTCTTTAATCGATTTAAGTCCTATAGAACCTGAATTGAGAAATTCTTTGatgccatttcaaaaatatggggttgcgtatgtaattttttattcatgcttaaaataacttcattattattattttcttcattaatttaaaatataatgaataGGTTAAgtatatttgttatttttttttacagatatGGAATTGATAAAGGTGGTAGGTGTCTTATAGCAGATGATATGGGTTTAGGAAAAACATTTCAAGCACTTGGCATTGCAAGTTATTATAGAAAGGACTGGCCATTACTTATTGTTACTACTGCTTCTATGAAGTAAGTAAAAACTGAGAAATTATCACTAAATTTCAATCATACTGACATTACTCGATTTTTAGAAACACTTGGGAACGAACTATTGTAGAATATATTCCAAGTCTTCCATTAAGGCAGTTGTTATACATGGTGACCACTAAAGACTATATCAATGAAGCACTTGTTTTGATTGTAAGCCACGATATGTTCTCAAGGGTAATAGATAAATTGATGGAAAGGAAATTTGGAGTTATTATATTTGACGAGTCTCAtactttcaaaaattttaaaacgaAAGGTATGGCTATAGTGTTGTAGCTTACAATTTTATTTGCTTTATTTGGACAGTatcagaaaaaacaatttagaAAATTGGTAATGTCATTGAAATCTATGTCAATCCTGCCAACTTTTAAGATTGAATTAGTATAGACGAATATAATTGTAGGTGCTCAGTCAGCAATGAAGATAACAAAAACATCGAAAAGAGTAATTCTTCTTAGTGGCACCCCAGCTCTTTCTCGTCCTTCTGAACTTTACACCCAATTATCCTTCATTGACAGTAAATTCTTTGTTAGTTTCACTGAGTACTCCAAAAGATACTGTGACGGTAAGAGTTCCCATTTTGGATGGGACTCTTCTGGTCAATCTAACCTGCAAGAGCTTGAGATCATT
This window contains:
- the LOC123683365 gene encoding 6-phosphofructo-2-kinase/fructose-2,6-bisphosphatase-like isoform X1, which translates into the protein MSLFINKEEEMNMEKRTSEKRGAQKTCKKPLLRQFSPLLVAMVGLPGRGKSILAKRLERYMNFTGDNTKVYDISEYRRKHMEKYASHEMFKADNLPALGIRIQSFREALEDAAAWLSETGNKLAILDGPNVSRSQREEIYDLVYTQLGFRVMFIECVCEDRMMLERNFKVGNSGAIENIGDSVVATTDWKFSYYFFFGVVQEILQYSADYRGMAAQEALKDLTLKMAHYKAQYVSPSLGSEWELPCPMVKVLDGGEGGVIAHGVNGVMEAKILSYISTPRPFQQTLYFSRHGESEYNVIGKIGGNAPLSPRGQKYAESLAKHVKALNLPSLQVWTSTLDRTKATSSGIKAPQLHLPELDEIYSGECESLTYEELQDLFPKELALRDHQKLKYRYPQGESYLDVMRRLVPVLMQLETETNVLVVSHQAVLRCILAYFLEKPLEEVPYMHVPLHTIIKVTLQGYNYNIETIKMPIECVDTNRPKPANCSMNRTAEDALKTVPAHFDDVTQLIHALEAV
- the LOC123683365 gene encoding 6-phosphofructo-2-kinase/fructose-2,6-bisphosphatase-like isoform X2; translated protein: MSLFINKEEEMNMEKRTSEKRGAQKTCKKPLLRQFSPLLVAMVGLPGRGKSILAKRLERYMNFTGDNTKVYDISEYRRKHMEKYASHEMFKADNLPALGIRIQSFREALEDAAAWLSETGNKLAILDGPNVSRSQREEIYDLVYTQLGFRVMFIECVCEDRMMLERNFKEILQYSADYRGMAAQEALKDLTLKMAHYKAQYVSPSLGSEWELPCPMVKVLDGGEGGVIAHGVNGVMEAKILSYISTPRPFQQTLYFSRHGESEYNVIGKIGGNAPLSPRGQKYAESLAKHVKALNLPSLQVWTSTLDRTKATSSGIKAPQLHLPELDEIYSGECESLTYEELQDLFPKELALRDHQKLKYRYPQGESYLDVMRRLVPVLMQLETETNVLVVSHQAVLRCILAYFLEKPLEEVPYMHVPLHTIIKVTLQGYNYNIETIKMPIECVDTNRPKPANCSMNRTAEDALKTVPAHFDDVTQLIHALEAV
- the LOC123683369 gene encoding SWI/SNF-related matrix-associated actin-dependent regulator of chromatin subfamily A-like protein 1; the encoded protein is MQCSPAEIERKRQEALKKLAKKKSPLRIQNPPANSTNGYIPLAVSPKPKFKFTKSFPGISNKNHNAKPYERTKTTNDTTPQFTTNEPKITAKCVLQSETRFVVELSAFSSQAIEVFKTIPSKNYDTKERLWSFHIDDYQLLVTNMSGLMGHLQFSGLPKFVLNCVRSPTKDLSLIDLSPIEPELRNSLMPFQKYGVAYGIDKGGRCLIADDMGLGKTFQALGIASYYRKDWPLLIVTTASMKNTWERTIVEYIPSLPLRQLLYMVTTKDYINEALVLIVSHDMFSRVIDKLMERKFGVIIFDESHTFKNFKTKGAQSAMKITKTSKRVILLSGTPALSRPSELYTQLSFIDSKFFVSFTEYSKRYCDGKSSHFGWDSSGQSNLQELEIILARKFMIRRTKDQVLASMPNKNQEIIMLDVKLDQISKEDRKCLTSLADKFNSKKGKDQHAALLAFFSETARIKIPSVLSYILQVLEEKRKFLVFAHHQVMLDAIGQILTKKGKKFMRIDGSTNSSQRNYFIEQFQTKDDCICAVLSITAANAGITLTAAELVIFAELHWNPSILSQAESRAHRIGQDKPVTIRYLLASGTADDSIWPMLQKKQKILTEAGLFKENFQNVEVRHQPTTSEVLLTEGIEYTTSHNTLDISTYFETSSDMQKINDSVVSDLNDSIMEDCPNLNKSICDNGVNSEINVDDMFNDGLDDILGSIDF